From the genome of Oncorhynchus gorbuscha isolate QuinsamMale2020 ecotype Even-year linkage group LG18, OgorEven_v1.0, whole genome shotgun sequence:
atccgtccgtgattgggagtgccatagggcggtgaataattggcccagtgtcttCCGGGTTTGGCCACGGTAAGCcatcatcgtaaataagaatttgttcttacctgacttgcctagttaaataaaggttcaaaataaaaaataaactgccTGCGGCAATCAATAAGTGAAGAACAGTGCCTGGTGCTTAAAACCTATCTAACTTGTTATGCAAGTGTTGCACACCAACAGATGGAGATCCTACACCAGTCGAGCAATTCATTTCAACAAtcttcattttaatttgactttacAAGCAACAAAAGGGCTTAATTGGAGTCTATTTCCTCGGAGCCTAGACCTATATAAAATAAGTTAAGTCTCAGCCTATCACAGACAGTTAACAGCCTCATAGAAGTAGGATTTGTTTTTATTTGGCCAACTTACAATTGCAACTGGTCAAATGTAGCATCCTACATAAAAACTATTTAAAGAATCTGCTCGTTcgaactaaaacaatgtaactaattaATGAAAGTGCACATTTGTAAATCACAAACTCTAAACGTAATTGGAAAGGTACATACAAAttgtgacattgtggttacaataaTGTAGCCCATCATGCAAATGTTTCCTATTATCAGAACAATAGACTTTTTATAGCCCGGCTGCTGTTGTGAAAATCCCTAAATTTGAAATGTATTCAAAGTACTCTAAAGGGTTACATTTCTAActcaaaacatttcttaaacgtctttatgctttcgttaatcTATCTTTTTTCTGTGGCAATTTTGATCAAACTAATCAAAAGCCACGGTTGATTCGTCTGTGACGATGACTCTATTGAATGTCTCGCCAGCTTTGATCCTTGCCTGGGCTTGCAGGACACAAAGTTCTTTGTTTGTCAGATGAATAATTGACTCACTCATGTTGAAAAGGGTGAGGAATGAGATGGAGTTTAAATAAATCATTATGGTGTAAAATTATAAGCTGATGCTAGTGTGACAGTAtaaactttacgtccgtcccctcacCCCGACCTGGGTGCGAACCAGGGAAGCTCTGCACACTTCagcagtcaccctcgaagcatcgttacccatcgctccacaaaagccacggcctttgcagagcaaggggaaccactacaaggtttcagagcaagtgacgtcaccgattgacaCGCCACTAGCGTGCACCActcctaactagctagccatttcacatcggctacactAGTTCGCCAGTTGTGCCTGCTCACTTAATCTCTGTTTTGGGTATTGTTTAGACAAGAATTAGAAAATGAGGGTGCAGAAATGTTATGTTCTTAGTGTTACCttttttatttagctaggcaagtctgttaacaaattcttatttacaagggcAGCCTACTCCTCCGTcctgttgtacagcgccatattttccattcccatcctaacggaaaccctgatgGTTTCGTTTTTCTTTgactagaaacaccataatgttaagccaaatttattcaaatcaatcccatatacgaCGTGATTacaaaaggttttaaattctctggtaatgccaatatggaagactatcaaatgcttctcaaagatgccctctggtggtcaaactagcaatgACATGCATTCACAGAAAAAATGGCTGACAAATAGATAACATGCTGCAGCAGCCCGCAAGTTGTGCCGCAGTATAAAGCAacttaaaggaggaaccactgtacctTTGTTTTAAAGGATACTATAGTTCCAAGATTTGGCCTAGTTCCAGTAATCCAAGATTTAGGTTTAACATGGCTACATATTATTTTAACATTGTTGAATGGAAAAAGATGGCGTAATGGATTAATATGCCCTGAAAATGAAGTTAAAGTAACACAGTTGAATTTATATTGTCGGTGAACTAGTAGGCACATGCAGGTATCTGTGTGCAATATCCACTTTATCTAACCAGTAACCACTTTCAGGTTTGAAAATGTTTAGCAAACTCTGATTTGAGGATGGACATTCTCTATCAATTGAGGATCCTTTAACGATTCTACACATCTCTACCAGGTGAGCATGGGGTGGAGGGTGTGCCTCATAAGATGAGCCCTGAGGAAGAGGAGGTCCTGTTGtcggaggaagatgaggaagaggcCTTGTCGGCCAGGCCGGTCCAGATCGTTGTGGCTCACGAGGACGACCACGCCTTTGAGCTCGACGAGGCGGCGCTGGAGCGCATCCTGCTGCAGGAGCATGTGCGCGACCTCAACGTGGTGGTGGTGTCGGTGGCCGGTGCCTTCCGCAAGGGCAAGTCCTTCCTGCTGGACTTCATGCTGCGCTTCATGTACAACCAGGTGAGGTTATACACAGGCTTTCCTTGTACAGGCTACATGAGGGGCCTAAAATCAGGGCCTAAAATTATCTTTTTGGTCCACCAGTCACTGTGGCAGGTAAATCTACCagccaaaatatttttttctttgaaATGACACAACCCATTAAAATGGCTGCGCGTGCTTTGTAATGTTACTAAAACATATGTATCACTAGTAAGAAGTAATGTGGTATATTTCATATGTTTGTGACCCTGCGTTTTTTTTAAAACCAAAAATATCAGATGAGACAAATGTTCACAGGTTACCTTGGTAATGTGACTTTCTGCCTGTGAGATTGAGTCTGACTAGTAgctgttgtcttctcttccctAGCAGTTGAAATTCAAACATTTGAAAAACAACCTACCTAATaatgtaaatagccaagaaacacaCGGACAAAGTCTCACTTCAGTAGACTTTCGTTTCAAGTAAATTAGACCTTCTTTTATGCCTGTGCCAGCGCTCGCACTGGAGCCCTGACCACCCGCCACGCCAACGTGACTGGTGAAATTGACACCTTGTGTACAACAAGGTGTCAGATGAAAGCTTGTCATACACTGTGGTGGAATATTCTAATCGAGTGTCATTTCTTCAATCATCTATATTTAATATggattaattattgcaataatagccggctgcgaccgggggggtccgtggggcgacgcacaattggcctagcatcgtccgggttagggagggtttggctggtagggatatccttgtctcatcgcgcactagcacctcctgtggcgggctgggcgcagtgcatgctaaccaggtcgccaggtgcacggtgtttcctcccgacacattgttgcggctggcttccgggttggatgcgcgctgtgttaacctcttgctcctacctggcacgcaggcgtcccatctagagctctggaaatgcaaatgcgctacgctaaatgctaatagtattagttaaaactcaaatgttcattaaaatacacatgcagggtattgaattaaagctacactcgttgtgaatccaggcaacaagtcagatttctaaaatgttttacggcgaaaacatagcacatatttatgtcaaaccaccaccgcagacatagctcattaggatagccaagtaggaaaaaatatgacatcaacaaacgcaggataaaaaataaaaaaattcactaaccttttgaaatcttcatcagatgacagtaatatacaatgttacacagtacattcattttttttaaaatctgcaatatatatccataaatctctgtttacaatgacgcatcgttcaaaaaatgctactaaaatgtctaaaatgtcaggagaaatgaaatagacTGTAAGTCCTTTGGCAAatgataattattattattatataaatagctcagctaacaaggaatacacatcataaactttgactaaatatgcatgttttacatatgtataggaagatacagcgattgcatttagaagaagtgttacatttatttttaatgttacaggtttcgttcattaggctatactaggaggCGGCGCTCCAAAGGTATCATTAtgcctctatcttggagtcgacagaaacccaaaattaacacataaatattcccttacctttgctgttcttccatcaaaagacctggaagggattatacttaccaaaacagcgtttagtttaagtctgcgtctttcggttctcaaaatagccacatttcggtcgaaatgtaggcaaaattcaagtggatgcgcaccaaaacgtctaaaatatatattatatgtcgagtaaacttgtcaaactatgttcataattaagctttaacatgttataaaggtgtacagcaattgtgaggacaaAGTGaaacacacgtcttttaatcgatcctgaagaaaagacttcaccggagcagagcgcgcataatcgtacacttttttttcgcgtgaccgagaccttttggcacgctcaacgtctcgtgagcgcgcgattctcacaatgagaagccccattgaaagcaggcttcgcgctgaacacgtacagactgttcccagagcggtagttgtttgggaaggcgtatacgatgacgtcaaagttgggccaactttttccatgacaagagagactttgggagaatgcatgccctgagacttctgctttacatagagacaaaatttaaacggttttagaagctttagagttttctattcaataatattttttatatgcatatattagcaacttttgacaaatttatcctgttttatatgggtacccaattcctccagaaggggcagtaaacaggggtaggcttaagaagttaagaagcagtgtggcttggttgggttgtgtttcgaagGACGCaaggctttcgaccttcgtctctcccatgCCCGTTAGGGAGTTGTAGCGacgagacaagacagtaactactaacaattggataccaagaAATTGGGGctaaaagggggtaaaataaaaatgtttaaaaaacagaCACTAACAGGATAGAAATGATTTCTTATTTAAGTATTAATTGCGAACTATTAATATCAAACAAATCAGGTAAATATGTAATTTCTCTCAACACACCAGCCTATATGTATAACCAGGACTGTTATACATGTGACCTAGAATCAGGAGAGGATACACACAGGCTTATGTAGTATATGTACATAGGCATACATCGTTACATGTAGGATAAGTTGTAGAATTAGTCCTTATTAAGGAttccagctactcttcctggagacCAGCAACATTAACCTCTTAGTGTGGAAATCCCGTTTAAcagatttctaaaaacctgttttttcaaCGTTCCGGTTGGACCGGTCCCTAGCCGTCTTTGTAGAAACGTAATTTAAATATTTCAACGTAGTCCCAGCTAGAAcgactgattagctgcactgagaaacttttatttagtgttagctacctacatagctgtctttgctgtcttcgtatcatcggtatccaagataattgtgttgtttaggtttagagtgtgtagtcttagagtgattacttcatttctcaaaagagaaacatagaacaatttctagactgttgacatctagtggaagccataggaactgcagtCTGGGCCCTAATAAATCAGGTCTCTCATAGAAAAACATTGGAAAACAGTGACCTCAATTTTTTTCCCTGGCTGGATTGTGCTCTACaaccagttctgttatactcacagacattactctaacagttctagaaacgtcagtgttttctatccaatactaccaattctatgcatatcctagcttttgggcctgagtagcaggcagtttaccttGGGTACGCTTTTCAtctggatgtgaaaatactgccccctatccggGATCAAATtcgacaacatctggtgaaatcgGGAGTGCActaaattcaaaatacaaaatcgaaatattaaacattcataaaaatacaagtgtcttacatcgtTTAAAAGCTTAATTTCTTGTTAATCCCGCTGATTTGTCAGTTTTCAAAAAGGCCTTACGGCAaaccgcctccctgcggaccattttcactccctcctctctacatttcctCCTCTGAAAAGAAGCATCTGCCTCTAGCATACCATGCGGTTATCTGCCAACAGCCCCCCACGtacaaaagcattaaacattttccaaacaagcagaggcgtcagaaatagcgatttaaaatcacttacctttgaagatcttcctctgtttgcaatcccaagggtcccagctacacatcaaatggttgttttgttcgataaagtccttctttatataaaaacaaaagtctgtttagttggcgcacTTGATTCAGTACAATGGAATCccaaaagttaccaataaactttgtccaaacaagtcTAACAACGTTTCTGATCAATCCTccggtaccctaatatgtaaataaaaatacaattctgTCTTAAATGTTATGTTAatttaccggagataaataatgaAGTGCGCGCTCTCATCCACGCGCGACACAAAACTACagtcaaaatgggagccacctagactAACAACATTCtagctcttttttttttttaaacagcctggaaatctttctaaagactgacatctagtagtagccctaggaactgcaatctgattCTCCCAATAACAAGGATTTGAATGGGCAGACACCTaaaagaaaaaaaatacaaaaagatTTCCGGATGGATTCTCcttgggttttcgcctgccatatcagttctgttataatcgcagactgcttctgggcctgagtaacaggcagtttactttaggTATGTCAGTCATCCAAatttccgaatactgcccccagccctcAAGAAGTTAAGGCAAATAAGAATTTAaaacacttttcacaacacattaagtggcCACATTGCGTGTTTGTGTGCAGCCTATACTGACCACACACCTGCTCTGACCCACCAGGTATGGAAATACACAGGTTAGAATGCAAACACAGTGGCCCTCAACCTGCCAGTCTGGAACATACTAGAATATGAGGCAGGGTTCAACATGAACTCTCTCCTGTTTTTTGTTGATAGTAAACTCATGCTTTTGTAGATAGACGCCAGTAGATTTCCAAGTAGAAATTCACTTGACCAGTAGACTTCTGGCCTACTTGCCCCGACCGGAGAGAACCAATTGTCAAACCCTCGTGAGAACGGGAGCACAGCTCATGTCACATGTCTGGTGAACTTTGTGAGTCTGAGTGCTTTATGACCTGTGGTGTTTCGCCGCATTGAAGAGCTATTTTCTGCAGATGCGCTGTGAAATGATCCAGTATCACTTATTGAAAATATTGCCTGTTGGGCTACCTGGCGGTGCCTTGGGCTACCTGGCGGTACTTTGGGACATCTACTAACATGTCCTTTGCAATTCAGTACACTATTGGCCCTGCTAGAACATTTTTACATGAACTTCAAACAGCTCATTAGATGAAATCACACAACCAACCAGAAATGCTTATCAAATTTTTCAATTAGTGAAACTAAGAGCTGTGAGGAATTAATTCACTCCATTCATTGGATGCTTAGGGAGTAAACTTATCAGGATTTCTGCCACAACTTGCTAAACCTGTTTGCTGTTCATAACTTGTTTAGGGGGGGGACTGTAATCCATTTGAGCTGTGCTTAAAGCAGATTTTTGGGCAGCACAATGCTTGGGACTGTGGCTCGCTTTTGCAAGAACTTTATTCCAGGCATAAAggctgcttttgtgtgtgtggccCTTAAGGTTTGAGCAGGGATTGCCATTAATATGCCACTCGGGTATGCTAACAAACAGGAgggcctgggttagggttgttcAATATGAGAGTAGGGTCCAGAGAAAAAATATCTATCTTCTAGACACGTCAAGGATATCTGGAATACATCTGATGGGTCTAAGCAGGTACTGTAGTATTTCTTGCCCTCTAATAGGCTTGGTAGGGCCTTGACCATATTGCTCGCTTATACTGTTCAGGTTTACATTAATTGTCTCTGTGAAatggttagaggttgtttctggGCAGGGCCTGTGAGGACTGTTTCAGCCAACGAGAGTCGTGGTACTGTAGCTACATGGCTCATATGATTGTCGATCTCCTGCTTTGATgtgtcctcttcctcttcagACATCTTGCTCCTGGCTGGGTGGGCACGAGGAGCCACTGACGGGCTTCACCTGGCGGGGGGGCTGCGAGAGGGAGACCACGGGCATCCTGGCCTGGAGCGAGGTGTTTGTGGTGGACAAGCCAGACGGGAGCAAGGTAAATACAAAGTCTCTTTTCATGTTTTCTCCCAACTTAAGGTTTGAATTGTTAAGACTTTGCACTCCAAAATCAAAGTTTGTTTGATATTTTCAGACCGCTAAAACAATCAAGATGAGTCCATATCAAACACCACCAGTAAAATGTTATGCCGTTTGTTGTCTCGATTCATTTTGGATTGCGGCATATAGCTGGATTTCCAAAACAGATTTACGAACTTTGATTTTGGAGTGCAATGTCCCTTTAAAAGACACGATTTAAGATTTCCAGTTGTCCATTGGTTAATTCAACTGATTTAATACCCCTTGATTTGGTAAAGAATGAGACTTCTTCACTGATTTATCCTTTCCCTGCAGGTTGCCGTTCTTCTAATCGACACACAGGGGGCTTTCGACAGCCAATCGACCATCAAAGATTGTGCGACGCTGTTTGCGTTGAGCACCATGACCAGCTCTGTACAGGTATGACGTTCCCCCTCACAGTATTGTGTACCCTTTATATTAAGGTGTTCACTGCTCAAAGAAGTATGGGAGATCTACAATGTGTGTATGTTTAATTGCCAGTATTGAACAAACAGTAGGGAACTGGGTGATTGTAGGCTGTTTGGATGAGGAATGCCACTCTACCTATCCCCCTTTTCGCCAGTAAGTATCTGGATTGAAAAATGGGCTTTTTTCCCCGAGACTTGGTGCATGTTATTGCATGCTCAATAAACAGTTGAAGTTATACTGTCATGTGCTAGTTCTAGACTATGATTGAATACCAGactttcccctctccctgtacCAACTTTTAAATTCATGCAAAACAGTGATTGAAAATGTGATCTACGTAGACTTCAGGTTGATGTTTTGTCACCCGTTAGGTTTACAACTTGTCTCAGAATGTGCAGGAAGACGACCTTCAACATCTCCAGGTGTGTGTCCATGTTTAAGTCCCCCTTCCAGAACAATCCGATCTTCAACACTGCCTTGGACGTTGAACTCCACAAACAACTTGAAAAGGATCTTTACTTTGAGGTCATCACagccctctggggggggggggggtctacatGATGCTCCTTTGATGATCAACCATGCAGTTGGAACTATTGTACTTAATTGTACTATTGGTCACAATTAGAGCGCTTGTACGGAAGTATATAGCTGCTTTCTCCCTTGTTAAAGATATGGACGTTTGAAATGCTAAGTGAAAGTCACATTTTGACTTGAGATGTGACTGTACCCCCTTTTGACTCGAGCACCCCTAGAAGCAAAAGTTATTTATACATGGATGTGTATATGTAGCCTCTTTTTTTAAAACCTACTCAACAGACGACTCTGAAATGAAGCGTGTTACTAACATTACTATCCTATTAGACGGCAACAGTTCGCTGCAAGACGGCTCCTTGTTATTAATAGATCGACTGACTGTTGTCCTTTTTGACAAGAACGTGGAGTATTACTCTGCTTTATGCCTGACGTTTTGTTTTTCCCCTACCTAGCTCTTTACTGAATACGGGAGGCTGGCCTTGGAAGAAATCTACGAGAAACCATTTCAGGTATAATCGCATTTCTCTGTTGCCTTTCCTGAATGAATGGCATGCAATGCCTTTCTTATCGGATAATAATGACGATATTTTTAAGTAATTGAGATGGAGCTAATGGGCATCTCTAGAGTCTTATTCAATATGGCTGCCATTACTTGACATTTTGTGAAAAATCAATAGTCATGTAGTATCTTGTTTTAATGTTTATTCCTTGACTTCCACAACAGACTTTAATGTTTCTTATAAGAGACTGGAGCTACCCGTACGAGCATTCTTACGGCTTAGAGGGAGGGAAGAGTTTCCTGGAGAAGAGATTACAAGTACGTATTTTTTCACTCGCTCCATTCTAAGAAAATAAGAGCTTTAACATCTGACATTTCAGGAACTAAAGCACTTGCACATGTTCTAATTTTGCGTCTGCTGTTCAAACAGCCTGGTGTCCTATGCTTGTgcagtcttgccaactcctatggtcattggcaCGACAACGACCAGTAGTAGGCTATACAGCACATGGAGAGGTGATTCTAGCTACAAGGCTGCACACTTGGGTTCTGAAGGAATAGATGCCAACACTGACAGCTATGCTGCCTTCGTCAGGGTTTTTAGCGCagacagatctgagaccaggccaATTCGAACTATGTTTGTCCAACCATTTACTTGAATAAGCAAGTGTCTCTCCACTGTATGCAGGTGAAACAGAACCAGCACGAGGAGCTGCAGAATGTCAGGAAGCACATCCATTCCTGCTTCTCGAACATTGGCTGCTTCCTCCTGCCCCACCCCGGCCTCAAGGTGGCCACCAACCCCAACTTTGATGGCAGACTCACAGGTACGCTGTATGCAATCTGAAGTGATTGGATGGGTCTAATCACTATGGTCAAATGTATACCTAGCCAATCAGAAGGTACGGTGAAGCTATTACCATAATGCTATATCAATCATCTCAGATATCCAGGTGTGCCTAGGGAAGATTGCAGACTTGTATTTTTGGATCTTAGAGGAAAAGTGCTACATAAATGCCATCTATTA
Proteins encoded in this window:
- the LOC124003334 gene encoding atlastin-2-like isoform X3 yields the protein MAEESRLKHRNHSPQNCKNSIFGEGEHGVEGVPHKMSPEEEEVLLSEEDEEEALSARPVQIVVAHEDDHAFELDEAALERILLQEHVRDLNVVVVSVAGAFRKGKSFLLDFMLRFMYNQTSCSWLGGHEEPLTGFTWRGGCERETTGILAWSEVFVVDKPDGSKVAVLLIDTQGAFDSQSTIKDCATLFALSTMTSSVQVYNLSQNVQEDDLQHLQLFTEYGRLALEEIYEKPFQTLMFLIRDWSYPYEHSYGLEGGKSFLEKRLQVKQNQHEELQNVRKHIHSCFSNIGCFLLPHPGLKVATNPNFDGRLTDIDDDFKTELVNLVPILLSPENLVEKEIGGSKVTCRDLVQYFKAYMKIYQGEELPHPKSMLQATAEANNLAAVAGAKDIYNKGMEQVCGGDKPYMAPDQLECGHANLLQVAVKHFRSVKKMGGEDFCRCYQEQLEAELDEAFTNFIKHNDGKNIFYAARTPATLFAVMFAMYVASLVTGFLGINTVATVCNLIMGVALAALCLWAYVKYSGEFREVGSVIDQVAETLWEQRAIAPKLFVLFFS